In Camelina sativa cultivar DH55 chromosome 13, Cs, whole genome shotgun sequence, the genomic window GTATGAGCTAGAGAGAtaagagtaaaagagagataATTTGGGCTCTGTTGTGAATGATTGGGTCTGTATATATAGAGGAAGAAACTAGCCGTTGTAAGTGTAATAGTGTCTGCTCTGCTAATCTCACTGTTGCTTCCAACGCTTACTTTTAAAACGGTCAAGTCCCCGTACCAAGACAATTTACATATAAAACCAATTATTTTAACAACGGTCGGAGACAGAATTTTAAATACGAGTGCAATGAGGGACCAGTAATACtatcgttttgttttttggtgtcTTGCGATTAAACTGGCAAGAGAGACTTTAAGCAAATAGAGTTTAAAAAGAGAGTATAAATAGAATTGAAAGAATCACATATTGTCAATCAAGAAAAGATAATCCGAAGTTTCATTTGGGAAAAATCAGACAGAATACACACTCTAAAGAAAAAggtttacatataaaaaaccCTTCTTTTGTTACTGTAACCAAAACCAGAGATGAAACAAGAAGACACCTATTGAGCAAAAACAAAGCCTTTTAGCACTTGTGAAAATCATAATCTATATtaccttctttctttctttctttcttctcttgaatGTGTTTTCTGAATCAGTCGATCTTAACCGAGGAATAGATGAGCCTTGTGAACCAGAGACAAGCGTAGAAACCGATTGTTCCGGTCAGGACAAAAAACGCGTAAGAGGCGATGAGCATGTATCCGAAGTAGAGCATAGCCGAGACGAGCTTGGTGATCTGGAGCTTTGTGAAGAAATAGAAGGCAGCGTATAGGAAGAGATAGACCGCAGAAGAACCTGAGGTGAGGTAAGACCTCCACCACCAGAGATAGTCTTCACTGCAAAGCTGGAAGTAGCAGAGAACAATGGTTATCTCTGCGCAGGTGACCATAAGGATCACAAAGACGAGGAATAGGAAACCGAAGATGTAGTAGAACTGGTTGAGCCAGATGGAtgtgaggatgaagaagagctCGATGAAGACCGCACCGAATGGTAGGATTCCTCCGATAAGGATTGAGAAAACTGGGTTCATGTACCAAGCTTGTTCTGGGATTTGACGtgggattttgttggttttcacGGGGTCATCGAGCGGTGGCTTCTTGAATCCGATGTAAGCTCCAACAAAGACAAGAGGGACTGAGATTCCAAACCAGAGGAAGATAAGAGCAAACATCGTCCCAAAGGGAACAGCTCCGGATGATTTTTGTCCCCAGATAAGAGCGTTTAGGACAAAGAAGATGGCTGAGACGACTGCAGGGAACAAGAAGGCTGTTCTGAAGGCAATTCTCTTCCATTCTGTTCCTTTGAACATTTTGTAGAGACGTGAAGAGGCGTAACCGGCAAAGAGGCCCATGAAGACCCAGAGGAGGAGCATGGCTGTCATAAGACCTCCCCGGTTGGAAGGTGATAAAAATCCGAGCATGGCAAAGATCATAGTGACAAGTACCATACCTAAACACTGGACACCTGTGCCAACATATACACAGAGAAGATCTGAATTGGATGGAGGTCTGAACACATCACCATGGACGAGTTTCCACCCAGtctcttcttgagcttcttcttgtGTCTCAAGCTCGTTGTACCGTGAAATGTCACGGTAAAGGGTCCTCAGCATAATCATCGCTACCATACCAGAAAGGAAGAGGACGATCATCAGAGAGTTGACAATAGAGAACCAGTGAATTTGATTGTCGCTCATCAGAAGATAAGCATCCCATCTAGACGCCCACTTCACTTCACTTTCCTGAAGAGGCAGCAGGGTGAGAAGAGGAACACAATCATCGTATCTCACTAAGACAAAACAGTGAGAAAAGGAACACAATAGTTATAAACTGATAGTCGAAGAGGAACTTGCCTGAAAATCAACATCATATGTGAAGATAATTTCCTTCTTGTTTTCGACTTCTTGAGGTGTAGCTGAGCTAACAACCAGGCGTTTAGTGTGAGGATCACAGGTAGTCAAACGGGTCTTCTCACTCCATTGTCCCTCGTATTCATGCTTGACACTGCAAATGAAGGGAAGGAATATTAGaactgaaaaaaaagagaacaccCCGAGAGTCTATTTTTGTTCAACAAGAACTGCACCTGAATGGTTTGacctcaaatcccacaatccttgcAGCATCGGTTTGCACATCTCTGTGATACCGGACAGTGAAAGCCAAGTGATTGTGCATAAAGTACTTTTGCTCTTTGCTCTGTGTAAATCCAAAGGAAGGACTGCTTAGAAAATCGTTGCTTTCACACTCAACGCAAATAATGAATAATCTAAACTTACTTACCCCCTCATACTGCCCTTTAAGACCGATATGATAGCCTAGCTGATACACAACAGAGGGAGAACCCTGACCAGGATCAATTCTTTCAATTGGAACCACTAGAGGAAGGTTATCAAGGATCctaacacacacatatacacaaACACAGCATGAGAAACGTAACAGAGGAAGCGTACATGAATGTAGTTCTTATAATTCAAAAGTCTTACATGTTGACCCGATActcatcatcaatcttctctTTGAATGCCTTGGCAGACTTGGCATCAAGCGTGACACGGCCGAGAACATTACACATTTGTGCTTCACGCATTTTAAACTACATACATTATTCCAGTTCCGCAATAGTTAGTTAGGGGTTGGTAagacaataaataatatcaactttttctatcaaaaaaaaaaaaaaaacagagaacaaacCGAATAAGGAGCGTTTTCGATCCGGTCACCACGAAGCACTTCACCAAGATTCTCAGTACTGTCAACAATCTTCTTAGGACGGCAAAAAGGAAGAGAGTAATACGAATACGGAAGCTGAGTCTTAATAGATGTCAACTTGTTCACTTTCACCTTCAACTCATCTCCCTACATAATAATAccccaaaacataaaacaacagcTTTGGATCTTCTACTACTATACGATTGTATTAGCATTGCAAAAGATTTGTATCCAGTTTAGCTATGAATTAGTGTAATGAGAGATTAAGAGCCTAAAAAGTGTCGGTGGCACTAAGAACTAATCTTGAAAAAAACCAGATCCGAGAGATCCAAAATCAGATCCCAAGTGGAATTTAagaatacgttttttttttttttttttaccttttcgaAATCCTGAGGAGCGACACCGGGGAGGTAAAAAGAGTGAGCGGCAtggatgaagagaagaagaatcacagATCCAAGGAATTGTAATCTCCTTGAACTTCTATAAAACTCCATAGCCATGGGTTCGGTTTCCACAGATCTGGAGAGCTttataagcttttttttgttttccacagttttgtgaagaagaagcaaagagaaatCGAattgattagagagagagaagcgaaGATCCTTGTTCCTCTCTCCGTTATTGCTTTCGTTTTCCTGTAACATCATTTTATCCACTTATATATCGCCACGTGTCTAACATAATGGGCCTCATTTCCTAAGCCCATTATATAATTTACGCTAACATTTCTTAGGCCCATTGAATACTTTGAATGGGAAATCTTTTGGATGATGTTATTTTGGTCACGTTGAAGTAAAATCTATTAGTTAAGTAACGTTAAGCAAGCCACAAGATGTTAGTTTTGGacataattataattaaggTCAATTGTCATCAATACCagtaaaatagatttttattccaaaaatattacaatttattttttttcccaaaaataccactaaaatgtaacttttttccaaaaataccacataattgaactaaagttttaatactaaaaattaattcttaaattctaaatactaaactctatccCTATAAATTATACCCTAAAATTAAATGTGTcaaaccaaacctaaaaaaaaaaattctacattcttaaaaatcaattttttgtgtttgtactaattttgaaaaaaaaaacttttgtggtatttttggaaaaaaaactaaaatgtggtatttttggaaaaaaaaacttttttagtggTATTAAAAAGAATTTCTCTTCTAGTagtgtgatatatatattaattcgaTTATTTGATTCTCATAAGTCATAATGAAGAGGAGATGGTACTTGTATACGTCTCGTTTTGGTTCTCCCTGCAACGTGTTGCCAAATATTCGGACCAATGCAAAGCAATCCATCCCCACGGACCTGCCTGGCGACCTTCATGGCATCTCTGGGGTACTCTCCACAGGTTGTTCAAAGCTTATCACTTTTGAACGGTTTTGTTACacaattttctctgtttttttgttaattcctAGAAAGAGTTTAGTAATACGGTTAAGCTATTACCAAAGGCAATGTATCTGTAATGTTGGTTGTATGCACGGGGTGTGTTTCAAGTGGTTTGCTAACAATTCAACACAATTAATGGACATCATACTACAGTATTGACAACTTCTTGCTAATCCAAACGATCCTAGGTTTCGGGATATATttaggttagtttcatattcaGATTTGCAGCGATTTGGAGCTCGTATTGGTATCCTAGTTTACAAGTCCACTGACCAATGCTACCAAAATCTCGATAGATGATTTGATAATTCAATAAATGTGgtttaaatagagaaaaagaggaCAAAGTAgaaattcaaatcataataGAATATCATACCATTGAAGTTATACAGTAAACAACAGTAAAGTGTATTTTAATAAACCTATTAAATCTTACAAACCTAATAAACCAAAACGACAACTATAACTATTGGGCCTAAGATATATGTTAATCTTCTAATTCCTATATTTATGTGGGTCCCAAGTTATCTTTTAGAACTACGTTTGTATAAATACCTTCGGACTCTATTGAATATACACACTTTTAGATTTGCACATTATTTTGTCTTATTTCATGGTATTAGATGGTATTAGAGCCATTCAAATCtatgacctttttttttttttaacacagcCACCGCGGTCGTTGTTTGTAAACAACCGCCGCCGCTGCACGACATATATGTCTAGTTTCTTGTTGCCAATGTTCATCTAAATACCAGTCGCCGCAACATGTCTACCTCTCCACAAACTTCTTCCACACAGGTGGTCGTCGCAGCTGCACCCTCTACGTACCAACTCAGTTCTTCTGACAATCCCGGTGCTTTGATATCCTCTTTTATTTTGCAAGAGGATAACTATGCTGAGTGGGCTACGGAACTGCAGAACTCCCtccaagcaaaacataagcttgGCTTTATCGATGGATCTACTCCGAAACCGACGTCTGAACCCGATCTCAACATGTGGCGTGCTGCAAATTCCATGATTATGGGTTGGATCTGAACCCCTATTGACCCTAAACTCCGCTCAACTGTTTCTTTCATTGCCGAGGCTTCAACTTTGTGGGAGAGTCTTCGGTCTCGGTTCTCTGTTGGTAATGGGTTCGCAAGCAAGTTCTCAAATATGAGATTGCGGAGTGCAAACAAAACAGACAAAAGTTGTTAGAATATTATGGCCGCTTATCGAAACTTTGGGAGGAGCTGCAACACTATAAAACATGCCGTGAGTCTACATGCGCCGCTGCTCCGGATATTGCTAAGGAACGTGAAGATGACCGTGTTCATCAATTCCTTGACCTTCCACAGTTCAACAACATCCATTCTACAATCACTGGTGAAGATCCCAAGCCTCCACTCACTCAAGTTTATTCTCGTGTCATCCGTGAGGAACAAAATCTCAACGTTGCACGCTCCAAAGAAACAACTAAAACAGAGGCGATTGGTTTCACAGTGAAAAAAGAGGTTCCCCCTCAAGCGGCGGCTGTCTCTGCTCGACGCTTTTGTGATCGTTCTACTCTTTCATGTACTCATTGTCGTCGTCAAGGACACGACATCTCCGAATGTTTTCAACTCCACGAGTATCCAGAGTGGTTCTTTGAACAAAAAGGCGGCCCTCGCTCGACAACAGCCAACCAAATCGTTCTGTTCAACGTGGTGGTCGTCAAACAAGGGGTTCTGGTTGCAGCCGAGGTCGTGTCAACATAGCCCGTGTGGTGTCTCCATCTGACACTGGCCATAACCAGATCACACAACTGATCAACCTGCTCGAAGCTCAACGCTCCAATACCTCCTCCGAAAAACTGTCTAGTAAAACTCACTTAACCGATGTAGTCTTAGATATTGGCGCCTCTCACCACATGACTGGTGATCTTTCTGTTTTGGTGGATGTGGTTGATATTATTCCTTCACCTGTTACTAAGCCTGATGGGCAACCATCTCGTGTTGTTAAGTGTGGTTCCCTTCCATTGAGCTCAGCCTACCTGCTGACTGATGTGTTGTTTGTTCCTGATTTTAATTGCACTCTAATCTCAGTCTCCATTGGTATTTTTACTGACACATTGTGCTTCTTGCAGGACCGTTTTTTTAGGACTTTGATTGGAGCAGGTGAAGAGCATGGGGGAGTGTACTATTTTACTGGAGTGTTGGGATCATGGTCTCCTAGGTTATCGGCTCATCATCTTTCATCAAGTGCTTTGTGGCATAGACGGCTTGGCCATCCTTCTCCTGGTGTTTTAGTTACTTTATTTGAGTGTGTTCCTTCTCCCAGCATTGCAGGAGATATCAAAAGTTGTGACATTTGTTTCcgttcaaaacaaacaagagatgtTTTTTATGATAGTAGTAATAAAGCTTCTGATTGCTTTTCACTTGTTCATTGCGACGTTTGGGGTCCTTATCGCACTCCTTCTACAAATGGTGCAACATATTTTCTTACACTTGTTGATGATTATTCGCGGGCTGTCTGGACCTATCTCATGACTGCCAAATCTGAGGTCCCTCAGCTCATACGTAATTTTTGTGCCATGTCCACTCGACAATTTGGCAAACCCGTCAAGTCGTTTCGCACCGATAATGGCACAGAGTTCATGTGCCTTACTTCTTATTTTCAAGAACATGGTATCTTGCATCAGACTTCTTGCGTCaatactcctcaacaaaatggttgTGTTGAACGTAAACACCGTCATATTCTTAATGTTGCTCGTGCATGTATCTTTCAAAGTCATATGCCCGTCAAGTTTTGGGGCGAAAGTGTCCTTACTGCCACACATTTAATAAACAGAACACCATTTTCTGTGTTGAAGAACAAGACTCCCTATGAATTGTTGTTTGGCCAACGCCAGTCGTACTCTATGATACGGACTTTCGGTTGTTTGTGTTACGCACATCTTCGCTCTCGAGATAAGGACAAGTTTATTCCTAGGAGCCGGAAATGCGTTTTTGTTGGATATCCCTATGGGAAAAAGGGGTGGCGTCTATTTGATCTTGCCACTGAAAAAATTTTCATAAGCAGAGATGTGCGGTTTGAAGAAGAGATTTTTCCTTTCTTGGATCTTCCGTCTTCTCCTTTGTTACCTGTACAACAtcctgttgttgttgatgatgactGGGTTACACATTTTGTTCCTCCGACGGTTGCAGTTGTTTCTCCTGACCTCAATTCATCTCCGGATGTCCACCCTGTCCCTGTTCGTCTTCACCTCCTGTTGACAAACCGTTAGAGCCTGATTCACCTGTTACTTCGGGTCTACCAGAACTGTTGGGCAAAGGTCATCGCAAAAAGTTCCCCTGCGTACTTCTTAAAGATTTTGTTGTCCTTCCAGTACACTCTTCCTCTCACGCTCTTGCATCTGATCTCCCCGACTCACTGTCCTCGTCTACTGTCTCGGGTAAGGTTCTTTATCCTATCACTAAGTTTTTGTCTACTGCTGGTTTCTCTGCGAACCACATTGCTTTTATGGCTGCGATTTTAGACAGTCACGAGCCAAAGCATTTCAAGGACGCAATAAAGATCAAAGAGTGGTGTGAAGCAATGCAGAAAGAAATAGACCCATTTATTTAACCATCACGCGTCCTGATTTGAGCTACCCAGTACACATTCTTTCTCAGTTCATGAAGACTCCGCTTGTTGCTCATTGGGAAGCTGCGCTTCGTCTTGTGtgttgatatgctcaaattaaaccttgaggtactctctcaaattaagaggtcactataatacttaggggtcgaattccacaaggactctagattacacaataaattatagagttttataattaagctaaacaagttgatttaaataaagaaaagcaatgcaaaatattaaataaaactgttgtaaattcagaagatcaataAGCTAGGTCCaggaaatttctcaggaaattacaaaatattaaatcaataattaaataggattcaagcaattaaaatcagatctagaactctaaactcttttgtaaaataaatcagttcttactgcaaatattatttaaattttaaaccagaaaatccaaatctctttgtagaattctaggttaaaaatcagctttaaaaacaagtttagattgttcacaaaattactaaatcaaatcgtTTTGCAAGAAGTAagtttgctcatcaaaaggttttatcaggaaaatcaatcatattctcatatcaattaattttccTAAGGTTACTAATTCTAGATGACCAATCAAGGatcaatatgaagaacaacctatgatgaagatctagaaagataatgaatcctaaataaacatatctaataaatcataaaatccctgtgaaaaaccatgaacctaacaagcaaactactcagacatattcaatgaagaacaaaacataattctgaataataagcaattgagattaaaagagtaaggaaggagtttaggaattcttctctcaaagcagttcagatctctctcccaaaagctctcaatatctctctcaaaaagctgcttagaaaataaaacttgctagaataaaacttaagggtcttctaaaacctaaaaatactatttctATGTCCAAAAACACGTTAGGGagtaatgatgcaaatatggaaaactttggggcagatttgtaaactTTCCAAAACTTGCTTCTCTCTCGGctaaacatggtgtcgatcaatgctaaggcagtgtcgatcgacactctcatcCTTCCTCGGCTCCAAGTTCTCTTCCTTAgctgaattgctccaaaatccctTCTAATTGCTCTATTTTGCTCTttccatgccaaaatcctagaaaacttgttaagactctaaaacatcctacaaaacaaatcaaaagactatAAAAGACTCCTACTATCATGGTTAAAAgccataaaaaccatgatatatcatatgttatttCAAGGGCGCTCCTGCTCAAGGCAACCTTCTCCGTTCCGACAGTTTTGTGACTCTAACGGCTTATTGCGATTCTGATCTCTCTGCCTCCCCATGCACTCGTCGTTCTTTGTCCGCTTATGTCATTTATTTGGGTGACTCCCCCATTTCTTGGAAGACCAAGAAACAAGATACAGTCTCGAGTTCCTCTGCTAAAGCCGAATACCGGGCCATGGTTTACACCCTTAAAGAGATAAAGTGGTTAAAAGGTCTCATGGAGGATTTAGGCGTTGCCCAATCTTCTCCGATTCCGCTGCATTGTGATAGTCAGGCAGCGATCCACATTGCTGCTAATCCTGTTTTTCATAAACGAACCAAACATATTGAGCGTGACTGTCATCAAGTCCGCGACGCTGTGCATGCTAATTTGATTACTACCGTTCATATCTCCACTTACGACCAAGTTGCGGACCTCTTAACCAAGGCTTTGCCTGCGCCTCAGTTTCAACGTCTTATGTCCACTTTAGGTGTTCGATATTTCGTCCCACCAACGTGAGGGGGGGTACTGNNNNNNNNNNNNNNNNNNNNNNNNNNNNNNNNNNNNNNNNNNNNNNNNNNNNNNNNNNNNNNNNNNNNNNNNNNNNNNNNNNNNNNNNNNNNNNNNNNNNNNNNNNNNNNNNNNNNNNNNNNNNNNNNNNNNNNNNNNNNNNNNNNNNNNNNNNNNNNNNNNNNNNNNNNNNNNNNNNNNNNNNNNNNNNNNNNNNNNNNNNNNNNNNNNNNNNNNNNNNNNNNNNNNNNNNNNNNNNNNNNNNNNNNNNNNNNNNNNNNNNNNNNNNNNNNNNNNNNNNNNNNNNNNNNNNNNNNNNNNNNNNNNNNNNNNNNNNNNNNNNNNNNNNNNNNNNNNNNNNNNNNNNNNNNNNNNNNNNNNNNNNTTGGGCCTAAGATATATGTTAATCTTCTAATTCCTATATTTACGTGGGTACCAAGTTATCTCTTAGTTAGGCAACTACGTTTGTATAAATACCTTCGGACTCTATTGAATATACACACAGATTTGCACATTACTTTGTCTTATTTCAATAACAAACAGAGGAAGAGCACGTAAAGAGTGAAGATGGCAATAACAACAATAGTCACGGTGTCAGCACGGCCGTTCTCGTTCTGCTCCTGCAGCCAGGTAATTATAAAATACAAAGTCCCCATCAAAATCAGCAGGATGAAGAACAAGGAGAATACTGTTAAATCACCATTTTCTCTGAGTTTTGGAATCCTTGAGTAGTTGAGTATTTGGTTTTATTGGATGATGATGAACCGGCTTACAAAAAGAAGCGCGGTAGGCTCCAAAACAGAAACCGAATCAGTCTTTTAAGCAACACTACCAACATTATTGCGTATTCACTTTTCAAtctatcgttttttttttttgctcttccACAGAATAAGAGTTTTTCAATGGTTTCTTATTGGATTTATAGTGTGTTGGTGATGattgaaaaaaatggaaagtaaTCATCATAATTagatatttaacattttaaaaaagttcatagttttccaaaaaaaaaaaggaaacaacaacaacgtgCTCACTTTTACAAaacgttgattttttttcctcattatAATTTGTACAACAAATTCccaaaatggaaacaaaaaaatcttcagtgtttacatatttaacattttgaaaaattgtacATATCTtagttttccaattttttttttttttttttttttgcattataaCCATTTATAGATTTAACAATTTGAAAGACTAAAACCTATTTCGATAACTTATGGAGATTGGCCTCTATTGACGCTTCAACTCACACAAGAAGTGTATCGACAATGGTTGATCACTAAAACTATACTCCATGTTGGTCCCAATTCCTTCCTAGAAAAGCAAGGTGCAGGTCATGGAATTgagaaccaaacaaaactcaTGATAATTGATAGTTAATACTCTTCTTGATCATCTTACTCGCCTAAAACGCTAGAATTTGAAATACATACACATGTCTGTCTTCTCCAGGAATGCTTAAGTGAAGATTCTAGTACATTGCATCAAGGCGAGGCTCCTGATGGATATACTTGAGGTCGCTGCTTttctccaatatatattctttgctcctcttcctcctctatGGAAACCAAATATTCTGGCTCAGTGGAGACCATATAATACATTATACATGTTTCCTGGTTTTAACAAGACAGGGCCTGCGGTTAGAACTTAGAAACGTAAACTAAAACAGGAGACATGTATCCAGATTACACGAGGGTGAATCACTGGAAATACGCGGTAAGCGATGTCAGAGCTCACGTAAGAACCATCAATCATGTGTTTGTAAGATTAACATAGAACTTGGGAGCAAATAAAACTTGTGAATGAAATATTGATTCACAATCTCTTTGCTTTTGGTGACAATCGAAGTTCTTGTCCCTCTGTtaagattttttagtttttttacacACTAACGAACTAATGAGCTATTTCAAATTATCCTCTTTTCTATTTCATTAGCTTCAATAAATCCTTTATTTGATTCTTCTACATTCTGCATTTAAAAGCTTTCGACGACTAAATGACCTATCTGATCAAAATCCATTAACTCCAAACAATTAATCCAATTAAGTCCATCCCTACTATTATTTGAAAAGtcgtttataaaataaacatcagttttgtaagaaattacagGGATATGTCATCAGAAACAAGGCAAAATAATAgattctcattaaaaaaaaaaaacaagatgtgATCATAACATttggataattaaattttgtttcatctttcaaatataaaaaatgtatactatatatattgtatgtcGAGAAAGTACTTAATTATCTAAAGAGTCTCAGTGGTTAATATGTTGTTGTATATTGTGCTGTTtatacaaagatatatattttttaaaagttgattaT contains:
- the LOC104736530 gene encoding transmembrane 9 superfamily member 9; amino-acid sequence: MAMEFYRSSRRLQFLGSVILLLFIHAAHSFYLPGVAPQDFEKGDELKVKVNKLTSIKTQLPYSYYSLPFCRPKKIVDSTENLGEVLRGDRIENAPYSFKMREAQMCNVLGRVTLDAKSAKAFKEKIDDEYRVNMILDNLPLVVPIERIDPGQGSPSVVYQLGYHIGLKGQYEGSKEQKYFMHNHLAFTVRYHRDVQTDAARIVGFEVKPFSVKHEYEGQWSEKTRLTTCDPHTKRLVVSSATPQEVENKKEIIFTYDVDFQESEVKWASRWDAYLLMSDNQIHWFSIVNSLMIVLFLSGMVAMIMLRTLYRDISRYNELETQEEAQEETGWKLVHGDVFRPPSNSDLLCVYVGTGVQCLGMVLVTMIFAMLGFLSPSNRGGLMTAMLLLWVFMGLFAGYASSRLYKMFKGTEWKRIAFRTAFLFPAVVSAIFFVLNALIWGQKSSGAVPFGTMFALIFLWFGISVPLVFVGAYIGFKKPPLDDPVKTNKIPRQIPEQAWYMNPVFSILIGGILPFGAVFIELFFILTSIWLNQFYYIFGFLFLVFVILMVTCAEITIVLCYFQLCSEDYLWWWRSYLTSGSSAVYLFLYAAFYFFTKLQITKLVSAMLYFGYMLIASYAFFVLTGTIGFYACLWFTRLIYSSVKID